From one Streptomyces spiramyceticus genomic stretch:
- a CDS encoding ABC transporter ATP-binding protein, which yields MTGSPAPTKDRSAVRTLLRLWPYVRPVRTRLVSAAFVAVLASCLSLVFPLVLKWIVDGPVADGDPDGVWLGALYLLLLGLAEAALFGLRRWLVARPLAGVEAAMRADLYRHLQRLPIAFHDRWPSGQLLSRGTTDLMLLRMFLAFPLTFLLVNGVTILVGFVILIQQQWVLGLVLLGPVIPLVVLCSVFESKYSLVARRSQDQVGDLTTVVEESVLGIRIIKGFGRHRSQALAFRELSLKLRGTELVKARLLAGIWGLITTLPELAIGAALVLGTVQVADGALSAGTLVAFLSTALALRWPVDSIGFLLAISQDAATATERYFEVMDAQEEADGAAGVGSGAGSGVGEAVDRPRAKGPGGAGRGGLRAGGGIVFDGVEFRYPDAADGTPPVLACIDLHIRPGETLALVGATGSGKTTLTALVPRLHEVSAGRITLDGEDVTAMPRERLRELVSVAFEEPTLFSASVGENVLMGADSGADEADLRRALDTAQARFVNELPEGSDTQVGEQGLSLSGGQRQRLALARAVVGRPRFLVLDDPLSALDVHTEALVEAALRRVLEDTTALVVAHRPSTVMLADRVALLSGGRITAVGTHQELLRSSDEYAWLMSGATSEGEDA from the coding sequence ATGACCGGATCCCCTGCACCCACCAAGGACCGATCGGCCGTGCGTACGCTGCTGCGTCTGTGGCCGTACGTACGGCCGGTACGAACACGCCTGGTCAGTGCCGCATTTGTCGCGGTACTGGCCTCCTGCCTCAGCCTCGTCTTCCCGCTCGTCCTGAAGTGGATCGTCGACGGTCCGGTCGCGGACGGCGACCCGGACGGGGTATGGCTGGGCGCTCTGTACCTGCTGCTGCTCGGGCTCGCCGAGGCGGCGCTCTTCGGCCTCCGGCGGTGGCTGGTGGCGCGGCCGCTGGCGGGGGTGGAGGCCGCGATGCGGGCCGATCTGTACCGGCATCTGCAGCGGCTGCCGATTGCCTTCCATGACCGGTGGCCTTCAGGCCAGTTGCTGTCGCGCGGGACCACGGATCTGATGCTGCTGCGGATGTTTCTGGCGTTTCCGCTGACGTTCCTGCTGGTCAACGGGGTCACGATCCTGGTGGGTTTCGTGATTTTGATTCAGCAGCAGTGGGTGCTTGGACTGGTGCTGCTCGGGCCGGTGATTCCGCTGGTGGTGCTGTGCTCGGTCTTCGAGTCGAAGTACTCGCTGGTGGCGCGGCGTTCCCAGGACCAGGTCGGCGATCTGACGACCGTGGTCGAGGAGAGCGTGCTCGGCATCCGCATCATCAAGGGCTTCGGCCGGCACCGCAGCCAGGCCCTCGCCTTCCGTGAGCTCTCGCTGAAACTTCGCGGCACGGAGCTGGTCAAGGCGAGGCTGCTGGCGGGCATTTGGGGCCTGATCACGACCCTCCCGGAACTGGCCATCGGCGCGGCGCTGGTCCTCGGCACGGTCCAGGTCGCGGACGGCGCCCTGTCGGCAGGCACGCTGGTGGCGTTCCTGTCGACGGCGCTGGCGCTGCGCTGGCCGGTGGACTCGATCGGCTTCCTGCTGGCGATCAGCCAGGACGCGGCGACGGCGACGGAGCGGTACTTCGAGGTGATGGACGCGCAGGAGGAGGCGGACGGGGCGGCTGGGGTTGGCAGCGGGGCCGGCTCCGGGGTGGGTGAGGCGGTGGACCGGCCGCGCGCGAAGGGCCCGGGGGGCGCCGGGCGGGGAGGGCTTCGTGCCGGCGGCGGCATCGTGTTCGACGGGGTCGAGTTCCGGTATCCCGATGCCGCCGACGGGACTCCGCCCGTGCTCGCGTGCATCGACCTGCACATTCGGCCCGGCGAGACCCTGGCCCTCGTCGGCGCCACCGGCAGCGGCAAGACGACGCTCACCGCGCTCGTACCGCGGCTGCACGAAGTGAGCGCCGGACGCATCACGCTCGACGGCGAGGACGTCACCGCCATGCCCCGGGAGCGGCTGCGCGAGTTGGTGTCCGTCGCCTTCGAGGAGCCCACGCTCTTTTCGGCAAGCGTCGGGGAGAACGTGCTGATGGGCGCCGACAGCGGTGCGGACGAGGCGGACCTGCGGCGGGCCCTCGACACCGCGCAGGCCCGATTCGTGAACGAACTGCCCGAGGGCAGCGACACCCAGGTGGGCGAACAGGGGCTGAGCCTGTCCGGCGGGCAGCGGCAGCGGCTCGCGCTGGCCAGAGCCGTGGTGGGCAGACCTCGGTTCCTGGTGCTCGACGATCCGCTTTCGGCGCTCGACGTGCATACGGAGGCGCTGGTGGAGGCGGCGCTACGGCGCGTACTGGAGGACACGACCGCGCTCGTCGTCGCACACCGGCCGTCCACCGTGATGCTCGCCGACCGGGTCGCGCTGCTCTCCGGCGGCCGGATCACCGCCGTCGGCACCCACCAGGAACTGCTGCGCAGCAGCGACGAGTACGCCTGGCTGATGTCCGGGGCCACCAGTGAGGGGGAAGACGCATGA
- a CDS encoding M4 family metallopeptidase, with translation MRSTPRRRATATGALLTAAALLTVGVQAGTASADDPRTVSPKAKSSNAATKPNPGALPAKLSPAHRAELIREANATKAATAKDLGLGAKEQLRVRDVVQDRDGTTHTRYERTYDGLPVLGGDLIVAETKAGKTENVIKASKAQLKNVDTSADVAPAVAEKQALGAARAEGSKKTEAERAPRKVIWLAQGKPTLAYETVVGGIQHDGTPSELHVVTDATTGKKLFEREAIETGTGNTQYSGQVTLGTSPSYTLTDTGRGNHKTYNLNRGTSGTGTLFQGPDDIWGDGTPQNAETAGADAAYGAGLTWDYFKNVHGRSGIRGDGVGAYSRVHYGNAYVNAFWSDSCFCMTYGDGANNTKPLTSIDVAAHEMTHGITSNTAGLIYSGESGGLNEATSDIFAAAVEFNANNPKDVGDYLVGEKIDIRGNGTPLRYMDKPSKDGSSKDAWYSGIGNIDVHYSSGPANHWFYMLSEGSGAKTINGVNYDSPTSDGLPVTGIGREKAAQIWFKALTTKFNSTTNYAGARTGTLAVAGELYGTSSAEYKAVANAWAGINVGSRPGGETGTSFENTTDVAIPDNGAAVTSSVTSTKTGAAPSTLKASVDIVHTWRGDLVIDLIAPDGTAYRLKNSSGSDSADNVVETYTVNASSETANGIWKLKVQDVAAQDTGYINSFKLTFP, from the coding sequence GTGAGATCCACGCCCAGACGTCGTGCCACCGCGACAGGCGCGCTGCTCACCGCCGCAGCACTTCTCACCGTCGGCGTACAGGCCGGCACAGCATCGGCCGACGATCCCCGGACCGTTTCGCCCAAGGCCAAGTCCTCGAACGCCGCCACGAAGCCCAACCCGGGCGCCCTGCCCGCCAAGCTCTCGCCCGCCCATCGCGCCGAGCTCATACGCGAGGCCAATGCCACCAAGGCGGCCACCGCCAAGGACCTCGGTCTGGGCGCCAAGGAGCAGCTCCGGGTCCGCGACGTCGTCCAGGACCGCGACGGAACCACCCACACGCGGTACGAGCGCACCTACGACGGACTCCCCGTCCTCGGCGGCGACCTGATCGTCGCCGAGACGAAGGCCGGCAAGACCGAGAACGTCATCAAGGCCTCCAAGGCGCAGCTCAAGAACGTCGACACGAGCGCCGACGTCGCCCCCGCCGTCGCCGAGAAGCAGGCACTCGGCGCCGCAAGGGCCGAGGGTTCGAAGAAGACCGAGGCGGAGCGCGCGCCCCGCAAGGTCATCTGGCTGGCGCAGGGCAAGCCCACGCTCGCGTACGAGACCGTGGTCGGCGGGATCCAGCACGACGGCACGCCGAGCGAGCTGCACGTCGTCACCGACGCCACCACCGGCAAGAAGCTCTTCGAGCGCGAGGCCATCGAGACGGGTACCGGCAACACCCAGTACAGCGGCCAGGTGACGCTGGGCACTTCGCCGTCGTACACCCTGACCGACACCGGGCGCGGCAATCACAAGACGTACAACCTCAACCGCGGCACCTCCGGCACCGGCACCCTCTTCCAGGGCCCGGACGACATCTGGGGCGACGGCACTCCGCAGAACGCCGAGACCGCGGGCGCCGACGCCGCCTACGGAGCGGGCCTGACCTGGGACTACTTCAAGAACGTGCACGGCCGCAGCGGTATCCGCGGTGACGGTGTCGGCGCGTACTCCCGGGTCCACTACGGCAATGCGTACGTCAACGCCTTCTGGTCGGACTCCTGCTTCTGCATGACGTACGGCGACGGTGCGAACAACACCAAGCCGCTCACGTCGATCGACGTCGCCGCGCACGAGATGACGCACGGCATCACCTCCAACACCGCGGGCCTGATCTACAGCGGCGAGTCCGGCGGCCTCAACGAGGCGACGTCCGACATCTTCGCCGCCGCGGTCGAGTTCAACGCCAACAACCCCAAGGACGTCGGCGACTACCTGGTCGGCGAGAAGATCGACATCCGGGGCAACGGCACGCCGCTGCGCTACATGGACAAGCCGAGCAAGGACGGCTCGTCCAAGGACGCGTGGTACTCCGGCATCGGCAACATCGACGTCCACTACTCCTCGGGCCCGGCGAACCACTGGTTCTACATGCTCTCCGAGGGCAGCGGCGCCAAGACCATCAACGGCGTCAACTACGACTCCCCGACCTCGGACGGCCTGCCGGTGACCGGCATCGGCCGCGAGAAGGCCGCGCAGATCTGGTTCAAGGCGCTCACCACCAAGTTCAACTCGACGACCAACTACGCGGGTGCCCGCACCGGCACGCTCGCGGTCGCCGGTGAGCTGTACGGGACCAGCAGCGCCGAGTACAAGGCCGTCGCCAACGCCTGGGCGGGCATCAACGTCGGGTCGCGTCCCGGTGGCGAGACCGGCACGTCGTTCGAGAACACCACGGACGTCGCCATTCCGGACAACGGCGCCGCGGTCACCTCTTCGGTCACCTCCACCAAGACGGGCGCTGCCCCCAGCACCCTGAAGGCCTCCGTGGACATCGTCCACACGTGGCGCGGTGACCTGGTGATCGATCTCATCGCCCCGGACGGCACTGCCTACCGGCTGAAGAACTCCAGCGGGTCCGACTCGGCGGACAACGTCGTCGAGACGTACACCGTCAACGCGTCCTCCGAGACCGCGAACGGCATCTGGAAGCTCAAGGTCCAGGACGTGGCCGCGCAGGACACCGGCTACATCAACAGCTTCAAGCTCACCTTCCCGTAG
- a CDS encoding L,D-transpeptidase produces the protein MRDAARRARAALAAALVGAGLIAGLTGCTVGGGGDAWSDEKPRSPRDTIRVVPEDGARGVRADSRVEVKVDDGRLERVTVVRVEDVEQQEVEGRISADGRSWEPQESGPLQLAAKYSVDAVAVDGRGRRSARHTSFTTDVPRHRFIGYFKPENRSTVGTGMIVSFSFNRAVADRAAVERAIRISSEPPVEVAGHWFGNQRLDFRPREYWAPGTGVSIDLRLRDVQAAPGVYGIQQKTVGFTVGRSQVSTVDAEAHTMEVRRDGRVLAKVPVSAGAPKTTTYNGKMVVTELYDVTRMDGRTVGFGGEYDIPDVPHAMRLTASGTFLHGNYWAPADTFGTANTSHGCIGLRDEKGGSPDAPAGWFFDRTLIGDVVEVVNSRDRKVAPDNGLGGWNMDWNRWKAGSALS, from the coding sequence GTGAGAGACGCAGCGAGACGTGCGCGGGCGGCCCTGGCCGCCGCACTGGTTGGGGCAGGACTGATCGCCGGACTGACCGGCTGCACGGTGGGTGGCGGCGGTGACGCGTGGTCCGACGAGAAGCCGCGATCGCCCCGGGACACGATCCGGGTGGTCCCCGAGGACGGGGCGAGGGGGGTCAGGGCCGACAGCCGTGTCGAGGTGAAGGTGGACGACGGGCGGCTGGAACGGGTCACGGTCGTACGCGTCGAGGACGTGGAACAGCAGGAGGTCGAGGGCCGGATCTCGGCGGACGGCCGGTCCTGGGAGCCGCAGGAGAGCGGGCCGCTGCAACTGGCCGCCAAGTACTCGGTCGACGCGGTGGCCGTGGACGGCCGGGGCCGGCGCTCGGCCCGGCACACCTCGTTCACGACGGACGTCCCCCGGCATCGCTTCATCGGCTACTTCAAGCCCGAGAACCGGTCCACTGTCGGCACCGGCATGATCGTCTCGTTCAGCTTCAACCGTGCGGTCGCCGACCGTGCCGCCGTCGAACGCGCCATCAGGATCAGCTCGGAGCCGCCCGTGGAGGTGGCGGGCCACTGGTTCGGCAACCAGCGCCTCGATTTCCGGCCACGCGAATACTGGGCGCCCGGCACCGGCGTCAGCATCGATCTGCGACTGCGCGACGTCCAGGCCGCCCCCGGGGTGTACGGCATCCAGCAGAAGACCGTCGGCTTCACGGTCGGCCGCTCCCAGGTCTCCACGGTGGACGCGGAGGCGCACACCATGGAGGTACGGCGCGACGGCAGGGTACTGGCGAAGGTGCCGGTCAGCGCCGGGGCGCCCAAGACCACGACGTACAACGGAAAGATGGTCGTCACAGAGCTGTACGACGTGACACGGATGGACGGCAGAACGGTCGGCTTCGGCGGTGAGTACGACATTCCGGATGTGCCGCACGCGATGCGGCTGACGGCGTCCGGGACCTTCCTGCACGGCAACTACTGGGCACCCGCGGACACGTTCGGCACGGCCAACACCAGTCACGGCTGCATCGGCCTGCGCGACGAGAAGGGCGGCAGCCCGGACGCCCCGGCGGGCTGGTTCTTCGACCGCACGCTCATCGGCGACGTGGTCGAAGTGGTCAACTCCCGTGACCGAAAGGTCGCTCCCGACAACGGCCTCGGCGGCTGGAACATGGACTGGAACCGCTGGAAGGCCGGTTCCGCCCTCTCGTAA
- a CDS encoding ABC transporter ATP-binding protein, translating into MTTTVDGRVADDAEPEAGEAPGGDPFDRDALPAPKGATGVLLRSLLGPRRGRVAFATLILLLQQAAVQAGPLLVAYAIDRGVPALRQDDMGPLIIVAAGYLACSLGAGLLQYAFIRVSARVNQDVLLDLRGRIFRHAQALSVDFHERYTSGRLISRSTTDVASLRELLIDGLHELIGVVLSSVYICALLLYLDVGLGGLAVLSFAPLYLLIRRYRTRVAVVFSKRSTAIAAVIVKFAETMNGIRPVRAFRRERTNDAEFRALNHRHERTNGDGLLEMAQYVVGSRLVANTAVAGIVLWGAYQVADGSLALGVLAASVLYLRRLYDPIDRLGMFLNSYQSAAASLEKIAGLLAQAPTVPEPAEPRRLPAHDSGHPGREVVFDRVSFGYRTGGEVLPRFGLTLPAGQTVAVVGSTGAGKSTLAKLLARFYDPTEGRVLLDGTDLRDLAIPELRRGVVMVTQEAFLFSGTVAENIAIGRPDATRDDIEQAAKAIGAHEFITSLPDGYDTDVRKRGGRISAGQRQLVAFARALLADPAVLILDEATSSLDVPGERAVQRAMRTVLRGRTAVVIAHRLSTVEIADRVLVMEHGRIVEDGTPAELIGGAGRFADLHRAWRDSLA; encoded by the coding sequence ATGACCACGACTGTGGACGGGCGGGTGGCCGACGACGCCGAACCGGAAGCGGGAGAGGCGCCCGGCGGTGATCCCTTCGACCGGGATGCGCTGCCCGCGCCCAAAGGCGCGACCGGCGTGCTGCTGCGTTCGCTGCTGGGGCCGCGCCGGGGCAGGGTCGCGTTCGCCACGCTGATCCTGCTGCTCCAGCAGGCCGCGGTGCAGGCCGGCCCGCTGCTCGTCGCGTACGCCATCGACCGCGGCGTACCGGCGCTGCGGCAGGACGACATGGGGCCGCTGATCATTGTCGCGGCGGGCTATCTGGCGTGCTCGCTGGGCGCCGGTCTCCTCCAGTACGCCTTCATCCGCGTCTCCGCCCGCGTCAATCAGGATGTACTCCTCGATCTGCGCGGCAGGATCTTCCGCCATGCGCAGGCACTGAGCGTGGACTTCCACGAGCGGTACACGTCCGGACGGCTGATCTCGCGATCGACGACCGATGTGGCGTCGCTGCGCGAACTGCTCATCGACGGCCTGCACGAGCTGATAGGCGTCGTCCTCTCGTCCGTCTACATCTGCGCGCTGCTGCTGTATCTCGATGTGGGCCTCGGAGGGCTCGCGGTGCTGTCCTTCGCGCCGCTGTATCTGCTCATCCGCCGCTACCGGACCCGTGTCGCCGTCGTCTTCAGCAAGCGGTCGACGGCGATCGCCGCCGTCATCGTGAAGTTCGCGGAGACGATGAACGGCATCCGCCCGGTGCGGGCATTCCGGCGCGAGCGCACGAACGACGCGGAGTTCCGCGCGCTCAACCATCGGCACGAGCGGACGAACGGCGACGGCCTGCTGGAGATGGCCCAGTACGTCGTCGGCTCACGGCTGGTCGCCAACACCGCTGTCGCCGGAATCGTGCTGTGGGGCGCCTACCAGGTCGCCGACGGCAGCCTCGCGCTCGGTGTACTGGCGGCTTCCGTGCTCTATCTGCGGCGGTTGTACGACCCGATCGACCGGCTCGGTATGTTCCTCAACTCGTACCAGTCGGCCGCCGCTTCACTGGAGAAGATCGCGGGCCTGCTCGCGCAGGCGCCGACCGTACCCGAGCCCGCGGAGCCGCGCCGGCTGCCCGCCCACGACAGCGGTCACCCGGGCCGCGAGGTCGTCTTCGACCGTGTCAGCTTCGGCTACCGCACCGGCGGCGAGGTCCTGCCGCGCTTCGGCCTGACCCTCCCGGCCGGCCAGACGGTCGCCGTCGTCGGCTCGACGGGCGCGGGCAAGTCGACGCTCGCCAAGCTGCTGGCCCGCTTCTACGACCCGACGGAGGGCCGGGTGCTGCTCGACGGCACGGACCTGCGTGATCTCGCCATTCCCGAACTGCGGCGCGGGGTGGTGATGGTGACCCAGGAGGCATTCCTGTTCTCCGGCACGGTCGCCGAGAACATTGCCATCGGCCGCCCGGACGCCACCCGCGACGACATCGAGCAGGCAGCGAAGGCGATTGGCGCGCACGAATTCATCACCTCTCTCCCGGACGGCTACGACACGGACGTACGAAAGCGGGGCGGACGGATCTCGGCGGGACAGCGCCAGTTGGTGGCCTTCGCCCGCGCACTGCTCGCCGACCCGGCAGTGCTGATCCTGGACGAGGCGACGTCGTCCCTGGACGTTCCGGGCGAGCGGGCGGTGCAGCGTGCAATGCGTACGGTGCTGCGCGGCCGTACCGCCGTGGTGATCGCCCACCGGCTGTCGACGGTGGAGATCGCCGACCGGGTACTGGTCATGGAACACGGCCGCATCGTCGAGGACGGCACCCCTGCCGAGCTGATCGGCGGAGCGGGCCGTTTCGCGGACCTGCACCGTGCGTGGCGGGACAGCCTTGCGTAA
- a CDS encoding response regulator: MIRVLLADDEAMLRAGVRAILSTDPTIEVVAEAGDGREAVELALKHRPDVALLDIRMPRLDGLRAAEELRRTAPETAVVMLTTFAEDEYIARALGSGAAGFLLKTGDPRELIAGVQAVAGGAAFLSPGVAQRVIAHLGAGRLTRAAGAKEQLEPLTVREREVVALVGGGLSNAEIAAKLYVVEGTVKAHVSAVLGRLGLKNRVQLAILAYEAGLVAGGDEKGP, encoded by the coding sequence ATGATCAGGGTGCTGCTGGCAGACGACGAAGCGATGCTCCGCGCAGGCGTACGAGCCATTCTCAGCACCGACCCCACCATCGAGGTCGTCGCCGAGGCGGGTGACGGGCGCGAGGCGGTCGAGCTCGCCCTCAAGCACCGGCCGGACGTCGCGCTGCTCGACATCCGGATGCCCCGGCTGGACGGTCTGCGGGCCGCCGAGGAGCTGCGGCGTACGGCGCCCGAGACCGCCGTCGTCATGCTCACCACCTTCGCCGAGGACGAGTACATCGCGCGGGCGCTCGGCTCCGGCGCCGCCGGCTTCCTGCTCAAGACCGGCGATCCGCGCGAGCTGATCGCGGGCGTCCAGGCCGTCGCGGGAGGCGCCGCCTTCCTCTCCCCCGGGGTCGCACAGCGCGTCATCGCGCACCTCGGCGCCGGGCGGCTCACGCGGGCCGCCGGGGCGAAGGAGCAGCTTGAACCGCTGACGGTGCGGGAGCGGGAGGTCGTCGCGCTGGTCGGCGGTGGGCTCTCCAACGCGGAGATCGCAGCGAAGTTGTACGTCGTCGAGGGCACGGTCAAGGCGCATGTCAGCGCGGTCCTCGGACGCCTCGGGCTCAAGAACCGTGTGCAGCTGGCGATTCTGGCGTACGAAGCGGGGCTCGTGGCCGGCGGCGACGAAAAGGGCCCCTAG
- the glgX gene encoding glycogen debranching protein GlgX yields MSSAPEQEAVQDAVREAVRDKRPAPSGVNGHRPWPDAGRPPVWPGAPTPLGARFRVGPDGVAGTNFALWAGGAEAVELCLFDDNGAETRCPLTELTHEIWHGFVPGVRAGQRYGYRVHGRWDPWTGARWNHAKLLLDPYARAVDGAPGNDYSTLPAEVYGHVRDWPQQHVADTVRDDRDSAPYVPKGVVVHDDAPDDDWVDDRRPKTPWADSVIYELHVRGFTKLHPEIPEPLRGTYAGLAHPAAIEHLVRLGVTAVELLPVHQFAHEDHLLRRDLRNYWGYNSIGYFAPHAGYSSGGTRGEQVGEFKRMVRALHSAGIEVILDVVYNHTAEAGELGPMLSLRGIDNRGYYRLQADARRYADYTGCGNTLHVVQPNVLRLITDSLRYWVTEMGVDGFRFDLAAALARSMHDVDMLSPFLAVIAQDPVLRRVKLIAEPWDVGNGGYQVGAFPPLWTEWNDRYRDAVRDFWRGALPDVRDLGYRLSGSSDLYAWGGRRPYASVNFVTAHDGFTLRDLVSYEHKHNEANEEANRDGTNDNRSWNCGAEGETDDARVNTLRRQQLRNLVTTLLLSTGVPMLVAGDEMGRTQGGNNNAYCQDNAISWIDWSLLDDPGWRNLFELTSRLLALRHEHPVLRRRAFFSGRAQAADGLRDLAWFTARGEETTEQDWYAPTATLGMYLSGRDIPGRDARGAKVTDDSFLAVLHAGDQPASFVLPGPPWAEVYEVVVDTSEEAQEAAPGRVHPGGEVITLPARSVLLLKVGT; encoded by the coding sequence GTGTCCAGCGCACCCGAGCAGGAGGCAGTACAGGACGCGGTGCGGGAGGCCGTGCGGGACAAGCGGCCCGCCCCGTCCGGAGTCAACGGGCACCGCCCCTGGCCCGACGCGGGCAGGCCGCCCGTATGGCCCGGGGCACCCACCCCCCTGGGGGCACGTTTTCGCGTCGGACCCGACGGGGTCGCCGGCACCAACTTCGCCCTGTGGGCGGGCGGGGCGGAGGCGGTCGAGCTGTGCCTCTTCGACGACAACGGCGCGGAGACGCGCTGCCCGTTGACCGAACTGACGCACGAGATCTGGCACGGCTTCGTGCCGGGCGTCCGGGCGGGACAGCGGTACGGCTACCGCGTGCACGGCCGCTGGGACCCCTGGACCGGGGCCCGTTGGAACCACGCGAAGTTGCTCCTCGATCCGTACGCACGGGCCGTGGACGGCGCCCCGGGAAATGACTACAGCACGCTGCCCGCCGAGGTGTACGGGCACGTCAGGGACTGGCCGCAGCAGCATGTCGCCGACACGGTGCGCGACGACCGTGACTCCGCGCCGTACGTCCCCAAGGGCGTCGTGGTCCACGACGACGCGCCGGACGACGACTGGGTGGACGACCGGCGGCCCAAGACGCCTTGGGCGGATTCGGTCATCTACGAGCTGCATGTGCGCGGCTTCACGAAGCTGCACCCGGAGATCCCGGAGCCCCTGCGCGGTACGTACGCGGGGCTCGCGCATCCGGCGGCGATCGAGCATCTCGTACGGCTGGGGGTGACGGCGGTCGAGCTGCTGCCGGTGCACCAGTTCGCCCACGAGGACCATCTGCTGCGCCGCGACCTGCGCAACTACTGGGGCTACAACTCCATCGGCTACTTCGCGCCGCACGCCGGCTACTCCTCCGGCGGCACGCGCGGCGAGCAGGTCGGGGAGTTCAAGCGCATGGTGCGGGCCCTGCACTCGGCCGGCATCGAGGTCATCCTCGACGTCGTCTACAACCACACGGCGGAGGCCGGCGAGCTGGGGCCGATGCTGTCGCTGCGCGGCATCGACAACCGGGGCTACTACCGACTCCAGGCGGACGCCCGTCGGTACGCCGACTACACGGGCTGCGGCAACACGCTGCACGTCGTACAGCCGAACGTCCTGCGGCTGATCACGGACTCGCTCAGGTACTGGGTGACCGAGATGGGCGTGGACGGCTTCCGCTTCGACCTGGCGGCGGCGCTGGCCCGTTCCATGCACGACGTCGACATGCTGTCGCCGTTCCTGGCGGTGATCGCACAGGACCCTGTGCTGCGGCGCGTGAAGCTGATCGCCGAGCCGTGGGACGTGGGCAACGGCGGATACCAGGTGGGCGCGTTTCCACCCCTCTGGACGGAGTGGAACGACCGCTACCGGGACGCTGTACGGGACTTCTGGCGGGGCGCTCTGCCGGACGTACGGGACCTGGGGTACCGCCTGTCCGGGTCGAGCGACCTCTACGCATGGGGCGGGCGGCGGCCGTACGCCTCCGTCAACTTCGTCACCGCGCACGACGGCTTCACCCTGCGCGACCTCGTGTCGTACGAGCACAAGCACAACGAGGCGAACGAGGAGGCCAACCGGGACGGGACGAACGACAACCGGTCGTGGAACTGCGGGGCGGAGGGCGAGACCGACGACGCCCGGGTGAACACGCTGCGCCGGCAGCAACTGCGCAACCTGGTGACGACGCTGCTGCTGTCCACGGGCGTGCCGATGCTGGTGGCGGGCGACGAGATGGGGCGTACCCAGGGCGGCAACAACAACGCGTACTGCCAGGACAACGCGATCAGCTGGATCGACTGGTCGCTGCTCGACGATCCGGGCTGGCGAAATCTGTTCGAGCTGACGTCACGGCTGCTGGCCCTGCGCCACGAACACCCGGTGCTGCGGCGCCGCGCCTTCTTCTCGGGCCGGGCGCAGGCGGCGGACGGGCTGCGGGACCTGGCCTGGTTCACGGCGCGCGGCGAGGAGACGACGGAACAGGACTGGTACGCGCCGACGGCGACGCTGGGCATGTATCTGTCCGGGCGCGACATCCCGGGACGCGACGCGCGTGGAGCGAAGGTGACGGACGACAGCTTCCTGGCCGTCTTGCACGCGGGGGACCAACCGGCGAGTTTCGTGCTGCCGGGCCCGCCGTGGGCGGAGGTGTACGAGGTGGTCGTCGACACGTCGGAGGAGGCACAGGAGGCCGCTCCGGGCAGGGTACATCCGGGGGGCGAGGTGATCACTCTCCCGGCGAGGTCGGTGCTGCTGCTGAAGGTCGGGACGTGA